One genomic window of Psychrobacillus sp. INOP01 includes the following:
- a CDS encoding ATP-grasp domain-containing protein: MKAIIFISTNKSGSSREAIKAAEKLGYYTILFTNNEKQLQQRKEYIEVHKMISVNTNNLEEMREEISILLLKGIDIKTIVSFIDPYVHVASILCDEFCHNYNSSVAIKIMEDKEETRKFLKDKAYTPKFLSINPSDVVSTKSLIEQLNLPIIVKSPKSTGSKDVLLARGKAQLEKYIQILRSKNPEETIMLEEYIEGEQCLVEAVIYNKRAHIVGIIEQEITKGKRFIITGYGVLLDVPDNFKKELEEVLHSIITAFEIENGALHLEIRLSKNGWKLIEINPRISGGAMNKMIQAAYGFSLVEETLKIFVGEQPNLTPKHKQHVFTKYIISSQKGILEKVTGKGRASKSPGVVEVYIKPKKGTLIVPPLSMGHRYAYVIATGSSLAEAKMNANTAAAEIEFHLKAYEN, encoded by the coding sequence TTGAAAGCAATTATTTTTATAAGTACAAATAAGTCAGGCTCCAGTAGAGAAGCTATTAAAGCAGCTGAAAAATTGGGGTACTATACAATTCTTTTCACAAATAATGAAAAACAACTTCAGCAAAGAAAAGAGTATATTGAGGTTCATAAAATGATTTCTGTGAACACAAATAACTTAGAGGAGATGAGAGAGGAAATCTCTATATTGTTGCTCAAAGGCATTGATATAAAGACAATTGTGAGTTTTATTGACCCATATGTTCATGTAGCATCCATTCTTTGTGATGAATTTTGTCATAACTATAATTCATCCGTTGCAATTAAAATTATGGAAGACAAAGAGGAAACTAGGAAGTTTCTAAAGGACAAAGCTTACACACCGAAATTTTTATCTATTAATCCAAGTGATGTAGTTTCCACTAAGTCACTTATTGAACAGTTAAATTTACCCATCATCGTAAAATCACCAAAATCCACGGGCTCTAAGGACGTGCTCTTAGCTCGGGGGAAGGCACAGTTAGAAAAATATATACAAATCCTCCGCAGTAAAAACCCTGAAGAAACTATTATGCTTGAAGAGTATATTGAAGGTGAGCAATGCTTAGTAGAAGCAGTTATTTATAATAAACGAGCACATATTGTTGGAATTATTGAGCAAGAAATTACTAAAGGTAAACGATTTATCATTACAGGCTATGGAGTACTTCTAGACGTTCCAGACAATTTTAAAAAGGAATTAGAAGAAGTTCTTCATTCGATTATTACTGCATTTGAGATTGAAAACGGCGCATTACATCTTGAAATTCGATTATCTAAAAATGGCTGGAAGCTTATCGAGATTAACCCACGTATATCCGGTGGAGCAATGAATAAGATGATCCAGGCAGCATATGGATTTAGTTTAGTTGAAGAAACACTTAAGATTTTTGTAGGAGAACAACCGAACCTTACACCGAAACATAAGCAGCATGTATTCACGAAATACATTATTTCCAGCCAAAAAGGCATACTTGAGAAAGTGACTGGAAAAGGAAGAGCAAGTAAATCTCCTGGAGTAGTAGAGGTCTATATAAAGCCTAAAAAAGGAACACTTATAGTACCACCACTATCCATGGGACATCGATATGCGTATGTAATTGCCACTGGAAGTAGCTTAGCAGAGGCCAAAATGAATGCAAATACCGCAGCAGCAGAAATTGAATTCCATCTAAAAGCATACGAAAATTAG
- a CDS encoding Mur ligase family protein has product MKAHTVGEIRGIIAGELVQGTDETKVYFGAYRLKQIKNKNTILFTSKRIVNWKSLEEFFPLVLATEWKYKENEIPDNITVINVINSEQAYWKFIHYYRSLFDIPVVAITGTSGKTTTKEMIRHILSIDHKVTATNLTSNSRTAYLQYLLKIEEDTEVAVFETAVGAPGDVLKAGEYFKPTIGIITNIGAHHLNYCKTLEGYIAAKGEMVEIIDPAGVLIINGDDFNTRKINVRRFPGKIVKIGKKRNCHFKATNIHYRKDGMQFSVQHKNKNYQVFVPGFGEHQVYNALYAIATVYEMGVSVTEAARRLKSFIKYEKQLQVLNGINGSIVLDDTWSMTTTSLEAALKVLNEVGLDKKKIAIIGTITDLGSWGYIIHKEAGNIVYQNGVDVLITIGFHAKIIADHLVELGFKSPVYKFNNGTLVYDLLKEIVDDETIILIKGDMYSQSIKELAFKLRNKSN; this is encoded by the coding sequence ATGAAAGCCCATACTGTAGGCGAAATTAGAGGAATTATTGCTGGTGAATTAGTACAAGGAACGGATGAAACGAAAGTCTATTTTGGTGCCTACCGTTTAAAACAAATTAAAAACAAAAATACAATCCTATTTACAAGTAAAAGAATTGTTAACTGGAAAAGTCTTGAGGAATTTTTTCCGTTAGTGCTAGCAACAGAGTGGAAGTATAAAGAAAACGAGATTCCTGACAATATAACGGTCATCAATGTGATCAATTCGGAACAAGCATATTGGAAATTTATCCACTACTATCGAAGCTTATTTGATATTCCAGTAGTCGCTATTACAGGAACCTCAGGTAAAACAACAACAAAAGAAATGATTAGACATATTCTATCCATTGATCATAAGGTCACTGCCACAAATCTCACGAGTAATTCACGGACAGCCTATTTACAGTATCTGTTAAAAATTGAAGAAGACACTGAAGTAGCGGTATTTGAGACCGCTGTAGGTGCACCTGGTGACGTTTTAAAGGCAGGAGAATATTTCAAGCCAACAATAGGAATTATTACAAATATAGGTGCTCATCATCTTAATTATTGTAAAACGCTTGAAGGTTATATTGCTGCAAAGGGAGAAATGGTCGAAATTATTGATCCTGCAGGTGTATTAATTATTAATGGAGATGATTTTAATACAAGGAAAATTAATGTAAGACGTTTCCCTGGGAAAATCGTCAAAATTGGAAAGAAAAGAAATTGTCATTTTAAAGCTACAAATATTCATTACAGAAAAGATGGTATGCAGTTTAGTGTTCAGCATAAAAATAAAAACTATCAAGTATTTGTACCAGGTTTTGGAGAGCATCAAGTGTACAACGCTCTTTATGCAATTGCGACTGTTTATGAAATGGGAGTAAGTGTCACGGAGGCTGCAAGACGCTTGAAGTCGTTTATAAAATATGAAAAACAGCTTCAGGTCTTAAATGGTATCAATGGTTCAATCGTTCTGGATGATACTTGGAGTATGACGACGACATCGTTGGAAGCAGCATTAAAGGTGCTTAACGAAGTGGGTTTAGATAAAAAAAAGATAGCAATTATTGGGACGATTACGGATTTAGGATCCTGGGGTTACATTATCCATAAAGAAGCTGGAAATATAGTTTATCAAAATGGGGTTGATGTATTAATAACGATAGGATTTCATGCCAAAATAATTGCTGACCATTTAGTAGAGTTAGGGTTTAAATCACCTGTATATAAATTTAATAATGGTACCCTTGTCTATGATTTGTTAAAGGAGATTGTGGATGATGAAACAATTATTCTTATTAAAGGTGATATGTATTCCCAATCCATTAAAGAATTGGCTTTTAAACTACGAAATAAGTCAAATTAG
- a CDS encoding YheC/YheD family protein: MVIGRGRLSQYKLLHEEKKLRNHLVETVLLSKQSLFSLLDLYNTVVIKPSFGPGKIIISLENHKFKIKSQQKVVSVNNREEMFDYLNQCELTQKYYVVQPQKFTTPLSQIPYRFFVTVHRKNSTSKWRPVSVTNSKDSSLFLKLFQNLFLNKSKGLSVLVAKKIGNSFPSCNTIVVEVIFDYKTGIWIYDSTLHFSISKWDQYQYLRKSLVPKTDLLTSVTFRDYLNKFSEAIIKPCYGQNGIGVVQIKRKRSHFYEIHSGIRTIMKSNLDEAYRYIEDTYLSKKDFIIQQRVPLATIDKCPLDVRVITQKDESTWKVTGKLVKLAGKNFIVTNAAQKLLTLEDAIRDSTILSKSSEPLNIKIDELCLSASKILDEKNIELKIIGFDVGITNQGNILIIEGNYVPDLKMFKDHEEQYKNIKKLKNKNRRK; the protein is encoded by the coding sequence ATGGTAATTGGTAGGGGCAGACTTAGTCAATATAAACTATTACATGAAGAAAAAAAGTTGCGAAATCATCTAGTGGAAACTGTTTTATTATCCAAACAATCATTATTTTCTCTTTTAGATCTGTACAATACTGTTGTGATAAAACCTTCCTTTGGTCCTGGAAAAATAATCATTTCCTTGGAAAATCATAAGTTTAAGATAAAATCGCAGCAGAAAGTGGTAAGTGTAAATAATAGAGAAGAAATGTTTGATTATCTAAATCAATGTGAATTAACACAAAAATACTACGTAGTTCAGCCTCAAAAATTTACTACACCTCTATCACAAATCCCTTATCGTTTTTTCGTTACTGTCCATCGAAAAAACTCCACTTCTAAGTGGCGTCCAGTTTCTGTAACGAATAGCAAAGATTCCTCGCTTTTCTTAAAATTATTCCAAAATCTTTTTTTAAACAAATCCAAAGGTCTATCTGTTTTAGTTGCTAAAAAAATTGGGAACTCCTTTCCAAGCTGCAACACGATTGTAGTAGAAGTCATCTTCGATTATAAGACAGGTATTTGGATTTATGATTCGACTCTCCATTTTTCAATAAGTAAGTGGGATCAATATCAATATCTTAGAAAATCCCTTGTTCCTAAGACTGATTTACTTACAAGTGTCACGTTTAGAGACTATTTAAACAAATTTAGTGAAGCCATTATAAAGCCTTGTTATGGCCAAAATGGTATTGGGGTCGTGCAAATCAAAAGAAAACGGTCACATTTCTATGAAATCCATTCTGGAATAAGAACTATTATGAAGTCTAATTTAGATGAAGCTTATAGATATATTGAAGACACCTATCTATCCAAAAAGGATTTTATAATCCAGCAAAGAGTGCCACTGGCTACAATTGATAAATGTCCTTTGGACGTCAGGGTAATAACACAGAAGGATGAATCTACTTGGAAGGTAACAGGTAAATTAGTCAAACTAGCAGGGAAAAATTTTATCGTGACAAATGCAGCTCAGAAGCTACTCACTTTAGAGGATGCTATTCGGGATTCCACTATATTATCTAAAAGCAGTGAACCCTTAAACATAAAAATAGATGAACTTTGTCTTTCGGCATCCAAAATACTCGATGAAAAAAATATAGAACTGAAAATCATTGGCTTTGATGTTGGTATTACAAATCAAGGAAACATATTGATTATTGAAGGGAATTATGTTCCTGACCTTAAAATGTTCAAGGATCATGAAGAACAATACAAGAATATTAAAAAGCTGAAAAATAAAAATAGAAGAAAATAA
- a CDS encoding YheC/YheD family protein, which translates to MKLQLGKWKQHLLLSQNPLTAKSIPRTALYSMANLKDFISRFDYAYVKHDTTGQGRAIYKVYQLADGRYCYNGYSIQAEPISKCVTALTDFHHTLHPFERMGRMGNYIIQEGVQSFTPQGLPVSLRVHIQLLKGKWLVGGMNANIGTEGNLENGILNSHRGSAIITVNELLSSHWQMDESEKKQLIRSIEKLATSAAKVIATQVPSREYGIDLGLNAELKPIIFEVNNTPGIGGFAKLENKSTWRRIVEIRKLQNEE; encoded by the coding sequence TTGAAACTACAACTTGGAAAGTGGAAACAGCATCTATTGTTGAGTCAAAACCCCTTAACAGCTAAAAGTATTCCAAGGACTGCCTTATACAGTATGGCTAACTTAAAGGATTTCATCAGTCGTTTTGATTACGCATATGTTAAACACGATACAACTGGACAGGGAAGAGCAATATATAAAGTATATCAACTGGCGGATGGACGCTATTGTTACAATGGCTATTCTATCCAAGCTGAACCGATTAGTAAATGTGTTACAGCATTAACGGATTTCCATCATACCCTACATCCATTTGAGCGTATGGGTCGAATGGGTAATTATATTATTCAAGAGGGTGTCCAGAGTTTTACGCCACAGGGACTGCCAGTGAGTCTTCGAGTTCATATTCAGCTTCTAAAAGGGAAATGGCTTGTTGGTGGAATGAACGCAAATATTGGAACAGAGGGTAATTTGGAAAATGGTATTCTGAACTCTCATCGTGGGAGTGCGATAATAACAGTTAATGAATTATTGTCGTCTCATTGGCAAATGGATGAATCAGAAAAAAAGCAATTAATTAGAAGTATAGAGAAACTTGCTACTTCAGCAGCAAAAGTAATAGCTACACAGGTTCCTTCGAGGGAATATGGAATAGATTTAGGACTAAACGCAGAACTAAAACCAATCATATTTGAAGTGAACAATACTCCTGGTATAGGTGGATTTGCAAAGCTAGAGAATAAATCCACATGGAGAAGAATCGTTGAAATTAGGAAGCTACAAAATGAAGAATAA
- the murF gene encoding UDP-N-acetylmuramoyl-tripeptide--D-alanyl-D-alanine ligase, translating to MKPILVKDIRNLLQGELISGSDTWYVRNAIYYKRHDLTKRNTLLFVSRGDSINWQEVNNKGPALVITDKPYAELKDAMSNTTIMKVSSLVQAYWSFMDYYRKLFQIPVVAITGTCGKTTTKEMMKHILSIDRNVQASISSKNEPRQSLPYLTGISDHTDAAVFELGLGNSGNIKHQCLIYQPTIGIITNIGVHHLDGCGSLEGYIKAKSEIVSGIEKGGTLILNAEDLNTKKVSLRNFKGKIIYFGVSKKADFRASSIEFANNGMNFSVNYLNKTYKAFIPGYGEHQVYNALAAIAAVHEMGLDLDVAIPRLATFKNMSRHLEFSKGIGGSTIIDDTWTNNPTSVKAALNVLDSIGADKNVILVLGDINRLGNFEKKYHAEIGSLVAQKNIHTLITIGSKAEEIARKALTDGTKADVHIFKDIQGVMKVIKPKLNDQAILLIKGPMSSRSMIDFANQLKKNDE from the coding sequence ATGAAACCTATACTTGTAAAAGACATACGAAATTTACTACAAGGGGAACTAATTAGTGGTTCTGACACTTGGTATGTCAGAAATGCTATTTATTATAAACGGCATGACCTGACTAAACGAAATACGCTTTTGTTTGTTAGCAGAGGTGATTCTATTAATTGGCAGGAAGTAAATAATAAGGGTCCAGCGCTTGTAATAACTGATAAACCCTATGCAGAGCTAAAAGATGCAATGTCCAATACAACTATTATGAAGGTTAGTAGTCTAGTGCAAGCATACTGGAGCTTCATGGATTATTATCGAAAACTGTTTCAAATACCGGTAGTGGCTATAACAGGTACTTGTGGTAAAACAACTACAAAGGAAATGATGAAGCATATTTTGAGTATAGATAGGAATGTCCAGGCTTCTATCAGCAGTAAGAATGAGCCGCGACAATCATTACCATACTTAACTGGCATCTCTGACCATACAGATGCTGCAGTATTCGAGCTTGGCTTGGGAAATTCGGGTAATATCAAACATCAATGCTTAATATATCAGCCTACCATTGGGATAATTACAAATATTGGTGTACATCATTTAGATGGTTGTGGCAGTCTCGAAGGATATATCAAAGCTAAGTCAGAGATAGTTAGCGGAATCGAAAAAGGCGGTACATTAATCCTTAATGCTGAAGATCTTAACACGAAAAAGGTTTCTTTGCGAAATTTTAAAGGAAAGATAATCTACTTCGGGGTTAGCAAGAAGGCTGATTTTAGAGCATCCAGTATAGAATTTGCGAATAATGGCATGAATTTCTCCGTTAATTATTTAAACAAAACATATAAAGCCTTCATTCCAGGATATGGGGAGCACCAAGTGTATAACGCTCTTGCTGCAATTGCGGCTGTACATGAAATGGGTCTGGATTTAGATGTGGCAATACCTCGGCTAGCTACGTTCAAAAATATGTCCAGACATCTTGAATTTTCGAAGGGGATTGGTGGAAGTACAATTATTGATGATACATGGACGAATAATCCTACTTCCGTAAAAGCAGCATTAAATGTATTAGATTCCATCGGAGCAGATAAAAACGTTATTTTAGTACTAGGAGATATTAATAGATTAGGGAACTTTGAAAAAAAATACCATGCGGAAATTGGAAGTCTTGTTGCACAAAAAAATATTCATACGCTAATAACCATTGGAAGCAAGGCAGAAGAAATAGCTCGGAAAGCGTTAACGGACGGAACGAAAGCTGATGTGCATATATTTAAGGATATACAAGGTGTTATGAAAGTCATAAAACCAAAGCTAAATGACCAAGCGATCTTGTTAATAAAGGGACCTATGTCAAGCCGTTCCATGATTGACTTTGCAAATCAACTAAAAAAGAATGATGAATAA
- a CDS encoding C40 family peptidase, which produces MKKQFVATTLIAIIGLSTIGGFAPVNIQNMQVSAATINPQNNQAAVEAKANQLIQTAKSLIGKATYSNTVYKPTYPYKFSCASFLMYIFEKNGVDLATYNEDYMMKQGTYVAKSQLQKGDLLFFDSRGGNVPNHVGMYIGDNKIIQMADPTQKIVITDLDSKPYYTDSYITARRVLPTLLPSNPATKGDNIVSKAYSLKDKVTMGTTNNASSLRFTATGFVDHVYKANGVTLGTTNLKELMKKGTTVSKANLKKGDLVFFNGVTGSSTPTMVGIYAGDHRIIVPNSNGVLTRVLFVDYYAQHYITAKRVISGGTTTSVAAPAPKETVSAPTTSTTQSADKVVNFATNLMSKAKFGYSYNESTLTFTSAGFTYYVFKEHGIDLKDKLASGQAQAGTAVSKANLQKGDLLFFSTNNGGTKITQTGIYVGNNEYLSLTTKGSVIKDKLDSTFAKQNYVSARRVLK; this is translated from the coding sequence ATGAAAAAACAATTTGTTGCAACGACATTAATAGCGATTATCGGTTTAAGTACAATTGGCGGCTTTGCCCCTGTTAATATACAAAACATGCAAGTTTCGGCTGCTACAATAAACCCGCAGAACAATCAAGCAGCTGTGGAAGCGAAGGCGAACCAATTAATACAAACTGCAAAAAGTTTAATCGGTAAGGCTACTTATAGTAATACAGTTTATAAGCCAACATATCCATATAAATTCTCATGTGCAAGTTTCCTTATGTACATATTCGAGAAAAATGGAGTCGACCTTGCCACTTATAACGAAGACTATATGATGAAGCAAGGTACTTATGTTGCTAAAAGTCAGTTACAAAAAGGCGATCTTCTTTTCTTTGATAGCAGAGGCGGAAATGTTCCAAATCACGTAGGTATGTATATAGGAGACAATAAAATAATTCAAATGGCAGACCCTACTCAAAAAATAGTTATTACAGATCTAGATAGCAAACCATATTATACGGATAGTTATATTACTGCCCGAAGAGTCCTACCTACACTACTTCCTTCTAATCCTGCAACCAAAGGAGATAATATTGTAAGTAAAGCTTATAGCTTAAAAGATAAAGTGACTATGGGTACTACTAATAATGCATCCTCATTACGCTTTACTGCGACTGGATTTGTTGACCACGTATATAAAGCAAATGGCGTAACTTTAGGTACTACGAATTTAAAAGAGTTAATGAAAAAAGGTACGACTGTTTCTAAAGCCAACTTAAAGAAAGGTGATTTAGTTTTCTTTAATGGGGTTACAGGATCTAGTACACCAACAATGGTAGGGATTTATGCGGGAGATCACCGTATCATCGTTCCTAATTCAAATGGTGTTTTAACAAGAGTTCTATTTGTAGATTATTATGCACAGCACTATATTACTGCAAAACGTGTTATCTCAGGAGGCACAACTACTAGTGTAGCTGCCCCAGCTCCTAAAGAGACAGTTTCAGCTCCAACAACATCTACTACTCAGTCTGCTGATAAGGTTGTGAATTTCGCAACTAATCTAATGAGTAAAGCTAAATTTGGCTATTCATATAATGAAAGCACGTTAACTTTTACAAGTGCTGGTTTTACGTATTATGTGTTTAAAGAACATGGAATAGACCTAAAGGATAAACTAGCTAGCGGACAAGCGCAAGCAGGAACAGCCGTGTCAAAAGCTAATCTTCAAAAGGGAGATCTCTTGTTCTTCTCTACCAATAATGGTGGAACTAAGATTACACAAACAGGTATCTATGTTGGAAATAACGAATATTTAAGCCTTACTACTAAAGGTAGTGTCATAAAAGATAAATTAGATTCTACTTTTGCGAAGCAAAATTACGTTTCTGCACGCCGAGTTTTAAAATAA
- a CDS encoding glucose-6-phosphate isomerase — MNINVNFSGEFSKIVTPEITSRLEAIHQGIHAKSAAGAEFLGWVDWPSNLSTELLQDIQKTAEQVRSNSDVLVVIGIGGSYLGSKAVIEALSTPFETKDDLEVIFAGHMVSGEYLKQLMSYLDGKEVSLNVISKSGKTTEPALAFRFLQQYMEKRYGDLATSRIIVTTDEEKGALLSLAIEKGYKRYVVPNDIGGRYSVFTAVGLLPIAAAGYDIEKLIGGAIKAEQEFSTVDTKTNSAIQYAIIRKHLYDVGYPVEIMATFDEKLRYIQEWWKQLFGESEGKEGKGIFPASVVYSTDLHSLGQYIQDGKRMLFETFLTVENANEDLTVFEAENDGDELNYLSGLTLHEFNHACHEATASAHLDGGVPQVSLSIEQIDEEHIGYLLYFYMVSCAYSAYLLDINPFDQPGVEDYKNNIFKILKKPGY; from the coding sequence ATGAATATTAATGTGAATTTTTCAGGGGAGTTTTCAAAAATTGTAACACCAGAAATAACGAGTAGATTAGAGGCAATTCATCAGGGGATACATGCTAAATCAGCAGCAGGCGCTGAGTTTTTAGGCTGGGTTGATTGGCCAAGCAATCTGAGCACTGAGTTGCTGCAAGATATTCAAAAAACAGCCGAACAGGTTCGCTCTAATTCGGATGTGCTAGTCGTTATTGGAATCGGCGGATCATACTTAGGATCTAAAGCAGTTATAGAGGCACTATCGACACCATTTGAAACAAAAGACGACCTAGAAGTAATTTTTGCTGGTCATATGGTTAGTGGTGAATATTTAAAGCAACTGATGTCTTACTTAGATGGAAAAGAAGTATCACTAAATGTCATTTCCAAGTCTGGTAAAACAACCGAGCCGGCTTTGGCATTCCGCTTTTTACAGCAATACATGGAAAAACGCTATGGAGATCTGGCAACATCTCGTATCATCGTAACTACTGATGAAGAAAAAGGTGCACTTCTATCACTTGCGATAGAAAAAGGATATAAGCGCTATGTTGTACCAAATGACATAGGGGGAAGATATTCTGTATTTACTGCTGTTGGTTTGCTTCCTATCGCTGCTGCAGGATATGATATTGAAAAATTAATTGGTGGTGCCATAAAAGCAGAACAGGAATTCAGCACAGTGGATACAAAAACCAATAGCGCTATTCAATATGCTATTATTCGCAAGCATTTGTATGATGTAGGATACCCGGTTGAGATTATGGCTACCTTTGATGAAAAACTACGCTATATTCAAGAATGGTGGAAGCAATTGTTTGGTGAAAGTGAAGGAAAAGAAGGAAAAGGGATCTTCCCAGCATCCGTCGTCTATTCGACGGACTTGCATTCATTAGGTCAATACATCCAAGACGGAAAACGAATGTTATTCGAAACGTTTTTAACTGTCGAAAATGCGAATGAAGATTTAACTGTTTTTGAAGCAGAAAACGATGGCGATGAATTGAACTATTTAAGTGGATTAACACTTCACGAATTCAATCATGCCTGCCACGAAGCAACTGCTAGCGCTCACTTAGATGGCGGCGTACCACAGGTTTCCTTATCCATCGAGCAAATTGACGAGGAGCATATCGGATATTTGTTGTACTTTTACATGGTTTCATGTGCATATAGCGCATATTTACTAGATATTAATCCATTTGACCAACCCGGCGTGGAAGATTACAAGAATAATATTTTCAAAATCCTTAAAAAACCAGGTTATTAA
- a CDS encoding general stress protein → MEDKKFVGSFLTEQEVLDKIKELKLEGYVEDDIYVVTNNKESLSIVRGQTAVELESVEGNWLDKFKAFLTGDEPVRAAFSQMGFTDEDSQRYYSEVKNGGILLYVDKNYGTIYDEYAKNQSDSSYDGTDMGYTGESIRAGDVENRLNQYPLSDRGER, encoded by the coding sequence ATGGAAGATAAAAAATTTGTGGGATCTTTTCTAACAGAACAGGAAGTACTAGACAAAATTAAAGAACTAAAACTGGAAGGATATGTTGAAGACGATATTTATGTCGTAACAAATAACAAGGAATCACTTTCGATCGTTCGTGGACAAACAGCTGTGGAACTGGAATCTGTTGAGGGAAACTGGTTAGATAAATTTAAGGCTTTCTTAACAGGTGATGAGCCTGTACGTGCAGCTTTTAGCCAAATGGGATTTACTGATGAGGATTCCCAACGCTATTATAGTGAAGTCAAAAATGGCGGTATACTCCTATATGTGGATAAAAATTACGGCACAATTTACGATGAATATGCGAAAAACCAATCTGACTCCTCCTATGATGGAACAGACATGGGGTATACTGGAGAATCAATCCGTGCAGGGGATGTGGAAAATCGATTAAATCAATATCCATTAAGTGACCGTGGTGAGCGTTGA
- a CDS encoding MerR family transcriptional regulator produces the protein MVWSDLIGIEKLKIGELAEKTGITRRTIDYYTTLGLLKAERSASNYRYYPLEAIEKLRIIEDKKATGMSLEAIKQQLEKEQIEEVDIQELRLQMQYLEKEVSHLLDQINTEEITIQKNIKQKISSESVALMQSLLLLIT, from the coding sequence ATGGTTTGGAGTGATCTAATTGGGATCGAAAAATTAAAAATTGGTGAGCTAGCAGAGAAAACAGGTATTACTAGACGTACTATAGATTATTATACGACGCTCGGTTTGTTGAAAGCGGAACGTTCTGCATCGAATTATCGTTATTATCCTTTAGAAGCGATAGAGAAATTACGAATAATTGAAGATAAAAAAGCTACAGGTATGTCTTTGGAAGCTATAAAACAACAGCTAGAAAAGGAACAAATAGAAGAAGTGGATATTCAGGAGCTTCGCTTACAGATGCAGTATTTAGAAAAAGAAGTCTCCCATTTGCTTGATCAAATCAATACAGAAGAAATAACGATCCAAAAAAATATTAAGCAAAAAATCTCATCAGAAAGCGTTGCTCTTATGCAATCTCTACTTTTACTTATCACATAG